In Actinoplanes octamycinicus, the genomic window CGTGACCCCGGAGATCATGGCGGTGCCGCGCTCGCCGCCCCGGAACTCGCCCCGGCTACGCCATGGACCGGGCTCAGCCACCTGTGTCATCGCGTGTCCTCCTTCGCGTCCGTGCGAATGGTTCAGAGATGACCCCGTCACTCGACGCGGCGCACCGGCACCTCGAGACCGCTGGAGAAGCCGGAGACCGGGTACGCCCGGGTGGACACGAAGTCACCGGCGGTGACCCGGCCCGACCCGGTCACGTCCACGTGGAAGCGCAGCGTGCAGCGTCCGGCGGCCTCGGCGGGCAGCCGGATCTCGAACGGCACGGCGCCGTCCCCGCCGGGCAGTGGCACCGACTCGCGGACCGCCTCGGCGACCAGCACCGCGGGCGCGTCGGCCCGGAGCGTGTCCTCGGCCCGGGTGATCACCCGGGCCGCGTGGGCCGGCCGCTCGCCGGGCGGCAGCAGGATCCGCCCGCGCACCACGAACTCACCGGCCATCGGATCACCCCCGGGCAGCGCCGCCGAGCGTCACCGTCAAGCCTGGTCAGCCGCGGGCCGCGGGTGGTCCCTCGGGTCGGTGATCCGACAGGCGATCCACGCTCCGGCTCAGTGGGCGTCCCCCAGGAGGCGGCGCACCTCGGCGACCAGCTCGGCCTGGAACGCCGCCACGCTGCCGTCCACCACACCGATCCGGTAGTCCGAACCGGTCTCCGGGTCGTCGGCGAGCTGCGCGTCACGTCGGCCGGCCGAGCCGTCGGCGTGGCCGGCGGTGTACGCCAGAAATGCTTCTTCCATCATCGGGGCCTCCTCGAACACGCGCGCCAATCTCGCATGAGTACGGATCGCGAGGGGCCATCCGTTCGATCGGTCCGCGTCGGTGGAACGTCCGCCCGGGTCGAGCCGCCGGGACGGACCGAACCGGGCGCCCGGCCGCACCTTGCCACCGTTCAGTTGATCAAGGAAGGCGTCGGCGAGCAGCATGCCCGGGATCCCGGCCGGCGACCCGCGCGGCTCAACCGGACCCGCCCGGGGACCGCCGGCGGGCCGGGACCGGGCCGCGGTTCCACCACAGCGAGAGCCCGGCGCCGGTGGTCACCAGCAGCGCGCCGGCCAGCACGAACCAGAAGCTGATCTCGACGTTCTGCTGGTGCAGGCCGATCTCCTTGGGCAGGTCGCCGAGCACGCCGTTCAGCTCGTCGGCGTCCTGGGCCTGGAAGTAGCGGCCGCCGGTCAGGTCGGCCACCTGGGTCAGCGCGTCCTCGTCGATCTCCTGGACCCGGCCGCGGCCGCCACCGGGGAAGCCGCCACCGCCCGGGAACCCGCCGCCACCGGTGAAGCCGTCGCCGCTGACCTGATCGGGGGTGCAGACCATCGGGGACGGCTCGGTGGTGCCGAAGCCGATCGTGAAGACCCGCACCCGGCGGGCCGCGGCCTGCTCGGCCGCGGTCACCGGGTCTACGCCGGTGGTGTTCGAGCCGTCGGTGAGCACCACGATGGTGTCCGGCTGGTAGTCGCCCGGCGGGGCCGAGCCGCCCGGCGCCGGCGCGGCGTCGCCCAGGTCGACCCCGGTGGCCGGGACGTCCGGGTTCATCTCCGCGATCGCGTCGATCGAGGTGAGGATGGCCTGGCCGATCGCGGTGCCGCGGGCCGTCTTCAAGGTGTCGATCGCGTCGATCAGCTGGTCCTTGTCGGTGGTCGGGGTGACCAGCAGCCCGGCGATGCCGGAGAAGGCGACCAGGCCGATCTTGGTGCCGTCGCCCTGCGACCTGACGAACTCGCGGGCCGCGTCGGTCGCCGCGGCCAGCCGGTTCGGCGTCACGTCGGTGCTGCACATCGAGCCGGAGACGTCGATGGCCAGCAGGATCGAGGTGTTGTTGGCGGGCACCGCGAGCCGGGCCTGCGGCCGGGCCACGGCGCCGGCCAGGGCCAGCAGACCGGCCAGGAAGAGCAGGACCGGGACCCGGCGGCGCCAGGCGGACCGGCCGGGCAGCGCCGCCCGGATCAGCGCCACGCTGGAGACCGTCACCGCGGTCCGCTTCCGGCGCCGGTTCAGCCACCAGCGGGCGGCGAGCAGCAGCGGGACGACCAGCACCGCGGCCAGCGCCCACGGCCAGTGGAACGACATCACACGATCCTTCCGTGCCAGCGGGAGCCGAGCAGGCCGCCGAGCGCGAGCAGCAGCAGCGCGGCCCCGGCGAACGGCGCGGTCAGCTCCAGCGGCTCCTTCTTCGTGGTCAGGCGCAGGTCGATCGACGCGGTGGTGTCGTTGAGCGTGTCCGGGTCGCCGGCCGCGTGGTAGGAGCCGCCGGTGACCTGGGCGACCGCGGTCAGCGTGCTCTCGTCCAGCGCGGTGTTCAGCTGGTAGCCGTCGACCTCGACCGGCGCGCCCCGGGCGGTGCCGACACCGACCGTCTGGATCCGCACCCCGGCCGCGGCGGCCAGCTCGGCGGCCGCCTCGACGTCCGGCCCGCCGGTGTTCTCGCCGT contains:
- a CDS encoding VWA domain-containing protein — its product is MSFHWPWALAAVLVVPLLLAARWWLNRRRKRTAVTVSSVALIRAALPGRSAWRRRVPVLLFLAGLLALAGAVARPQARLAVPANNTSILLAIDVSGSMCSTDVTPNRLAAATDAAREFVRSQGDGTKIGLVAFSGIAGLLVTPTTDKDQLIDAIDTLKTARGTAIGQAILTSIDAIAEMNPDVPATGVDLGDAAPAPGGSAPPGDYQPDTIVVLTDGSNTTGVDPVTAAEQAAARRVRVFTIGFGTTEPSPMVCTPDQVSGDGFTGGGGFPGGGGFPGGGRGRVQEIDEDALTQVADLTGGRYFQAQDADELNGVLGDLPKEIGLHQQNVEISFWFVLAGALLVTTGAGLSLWWNRGPVPARRRSPGGSG